From a single Longimicrobium sp. genomic region:
- a CDS encoding c-type cytochrome codes for MSSHPRSSRPARSIRRLIALAAAITGSVSCGGGRVPLPQLSTSTVGDTAGLVQRGEYLVRNVSVCGHCHAANPRNPDGPLAGGLPFRNWRLGTIHAANLTPDVETGIGGWSEAEIVRAIRNGNDREGHLLAPVMPYEWLAGLSDRDALAMAAYLKSQPPVPRRFKNRPVLVLHLAKALFLHPARTESPTSPPRGPTVEYGRYLADHVALCADCHTPRGGLQQKADKHRLYAGDATPPKAFPANPSNLTPDMETGIGRWSEDDFLRTLRTGVNPRGDRLHPFMPWREYRRMTDDDLRAIYRYLHSLQPIRNPVPRRPPPAPAPTG; via the coding sequence ATGTCGTCCCATCCCCGCTCGTCCCGCCCCGCTCGTTCGATCCGTAGGCTCATCGCGCTCGCAGCCGCGATCACGGGATCCGTCTCGTGCGGCGGCGGGCGGGTGCCGCTGCCGCAGCTGTCCACGTCGACGGTGGGCGACACCGCGGGGCTGGTGCAGCGCGGCGAGTACCTGGTACGCAACGTTTCGGTCTGCGGCCACTGCCACGCCGCAAATCCCCGCAACCCGGACGGGCCGCTGGCCGGCGGGCTGCCCTTCCGCAACTGGCGGCTGGGCACCATCCACGCCGCCAACCTCACCCCCGACGTGGAGACGGGGATCGGCGGGTGGAGCGAGGCCGAGATCGTGCGCGCCATCCGCAACGGCAACGACCGCGAGGGGCACCTGCTCGCCCCGGTGATGCCGTACGAGTGGCTGGCCGGCCTCTCCGACCGCGACGCGCTGGCGATGGCGGCGTACCTCAAGAGCCAGCCGCCGGTGCCGCGCCGGTTCAAGAACCGCCCCGTGCTGGTGCTGCACCTGGCCAAGGCGCTGTTCCTGCACCCGGCGCGCACCGAGAGTCCCACCTCGCCGCCACGCGGGCCCACGGTGGAGTACGGCCGATATCTCGCGGACCACGTGGCGCTGTGCGCCGACTGCCACACGCCGCGCGGGGGACTGCAGCAGAAGGCGGACAAGCACAGGCTCTACGCGGGCGACGCCACGCCGCCCAAGGCCTTCCCCGCCAACCCGTCGAACCTGACGCCCGACATGGAGACGGGGATCGGGCGCTGGAGCGAGGACGACTTCCTGCGCACCCTCCGCACGGGCGTGAACCCGCGCGGCGACCGGCTGCACCCGTTCATGCCCTGGCGCGAGTACCGCCGCATGACCGACGACGACCTGCGCGCCATCTACCGCTATCTCCACTCGCTGCAGCCCATCCGCAACCCGGTGCCGCGCCGTCCGCCGCCCGCCCCCGCGCCTACGGGATGA